ATAAGCCCCCCCTCGGGTCGCAAAAAGACCTCGGTTGTTGTCGTTGTGTGCTTGCCCTTGAGAACGCTTTCCGAAAGGGCGCCAACACGCAGTTCTTGGTCAGGGATGAGGCGGTTGATCATAGAGGATTTTCCAACGCCGCTTTGACCAACAAAGACCGCTGTTTGATCGCCCAGTAAATCGTTTAGGGCGCTGGTCGACTGGTCGTCTGGCCCTGTCTCGATAACAGTATGCCCAATCGTTTCGTAGCGTTTCAAAAGCGCTCGACTTTCCTTATTTGTTGCAACGAGATCAGACTTATTGAGTGCAATAACTGTGTCGATACCGGCGAGATACGCAGCCACTAAATAGCGATCGATTAAGTTACCAAAGGGCTCGGGCTCTGGTGCTATCACAATAACGATTAGGTCAACATTTGCCGCGACCGCTTTAAGCTGTCCTCGAACATCGGGACGTTTTATTTCAGATTGACGCTCGAGCTGGGTTGAGACAACGCCTCCCTGCTCGTTTTTCTGCCAAAGCACCCGATCTCCCGCCACGAGGTGCGAGAGGTTTGGCCGAAGGTGGCACCGATGCACGTCATTATTTTCATCCATGACAATGGCTGCTTTGCTAAACCGGGCGATGATGATTCCGTTTGAATCTTCACCCTCTCCGGACAACGAGCTTTCCCTGCGTTTAGCCGCATTTTGTTCGATTTGCCGTCGCTGTCTGTCCGTAAGTCGCCGATTTCCCATTCGATCAGTGTACCCTGTCCCTGACGCGTGATTTGAAATTTTTGTGGAGTAGGGGCTCATGCAAAACGAGCAGCGATTGATTTGGGTTGATATGGAGATGACGGGTCTCGATCCGGATGAAGACGTCGTGATCGAGATCGCCAGCATCGTGACCAACACTGACCTAGAGGTGCTGGCAGAGGGGCCGGTAATAGCGATTCATCAAAGCGATGCGACGCTTGCTCGCATGGATGAGTGGAATACCCGAACGCATGGCGAGTCAGGGTTGATCGATCGTGTGCGGGCGAGCTCATTTGATGAGGCGGCGGCAACAGAGCTGACGCTCCAATTTTACAAGGAATGGGTTGAGCCCAATACGTCACCGATGTGCGGTAACTCCATCGGCCAAGATAGGCGATTTATGGCGAGGCACATGCCCGAGCTTGCGGCGTTTTTTCACTACAGAAATCTCGATGTAACGACACTTAAATTACTCGCTGGCTATTGGCGCCCTGACCTTCCAGCGCATCCAAAGAAAAATGCACATGAGGCACTGGCTGATATTCGGGAGTCCATCGAGGAGTTACGGTATTACCGGGGCCAGCTGATCCAAGGTTGAGAGACCCAAGCATTCCCCGTTATGCCGCTCTGCCTCACCGGGATTGATCTGAAGCGGGGTCAAATTGCACTGCCATGCTCTGTAATGAATCGTCTCGCGCCGCGTGTTGTGTCAGCGCCCAAGCCACATGCTCTCTCACGAGCTCAGAGGGGTCATTTTCTCGCGATTTTAATGCGCCGATAACGGAGCTTGTAGAGTCTGCATTGCCCAGTGCAATAGCGATATTGCGCAACCATCTCTCATGCCCTATGCGGCGGATCGGCGATCCTTGAAGTTGTTGCTCGAACTCCTCTTCGGTCCACATAAACAGTGAGGCCAAGTCTGGGTTGGCAAGGTCACCGCGCGGTTCAAAGTCGGATTCTTTACTGAGAGAGGCGAATTTATTCCACGGGCAAACAAGCTGGCAGTCGTCACAGCCGTAAATCCGATTTCCCATTTTTGCTCGAAGAGCAGGGTCGATGGAGCCTTTGTGTTCGATGGTGAGATAGGAGATGCAGCGCCGAGCATCAAGAACAAAGGGCGCGACAAAGGCGCCGGTCGGACAGGTGTCGAGGCAGGCGGTGCAGGTGCCGCAATGCTTTTCACGCTTGGGTTCAGAATGCGCAAGCGCAATGTCAGTGTAGATTTCGCCGAGAAAAAACCAAGATCCTGCCGATTCGTTGATGAGCATAGTGTTCTTCGCGATCCAGCCCATACCCGCTTGCTCGGCGATGGCGCGCTCAAGGACTGGCGCGCTGTCGACAAACGCACGGAACTCTCCGGATGCGAGTTCAGTACGAATGCGCTCGGCCAGTTTCGCCAGTCGGCTCCGGATCAGTTTGTGGTAGTCGCGACCCAATGCGTACCGAGAGATGAATCCTCGCTCGCTCGAGGCGATGACTTGCCAGGAATCAGCGGCCTCGGGTAAATAATCCATACGACATGAGATTACCGTACAGGTGCCTGGAATCAATTCGTTCGGGCGGCTGCGCTTGGTCCCGTGCCGCGCCATCCAGGACATCGTGCCCTCGTAGCCGGCATCGAGCCATTTTTGTAGGTAGCCTTCGTGCTCGCCTAAATCGACTCCGGTAAAGCCGATATCCTGAAAGCCGAGTTCGCTCGCCCAGCCGCGTATCGTGGCTATTATTTCTTTATCGTTTGCTGTATTCACCGAAACATTGTGACAGATAAGGGGTGCAGCGAGGTACACTTCGCGCATGATGACCGAACCACCCATTTTGGCGATCTTACGCGATGAAAGTGAGACAGTTGCGCTGGGGAGTACATTGAGTAGCGCGCTTGTGCCGGGAGCTGTTGTGTTTCTCGAGGGTGATTTGGGTGCGGGCAAGACCACGCTGACACGGGGTGTTCTCAGGGCGCTTGGTCACGAAGGTGCTGTAAAGAGCCCGACTTATACCTTGTGCGAACCTTACACACTCAGGGATAGCCAGCATTTTTGCCACTTCGATTTGTATCGGTTGTCGGATCCCGAAGAGCTTGAGTTTTTGGGGTTCAGAGACTATTTGGCAGGAGAGGCGATCTTGTTCATCGAATGGCCAAGCCGCGGCGCTGGTTGGTTGCCAAAACCTGACGTCACGGTCACTCTTACTGCGCGAGGTGAGGGTCGCGAGATCACACTCACCGCAGGCACAACAAAGGGTGTGGGTATTCTCGAGAGTTTCAAAGGGGCGAGCTCGTGAAAGCGGGAGCGAATTTACGGGGCAAGGCGCTACTTATCACGCTGGCGTTATTAGTCATGCTGGCACTGTTGGTTGCGCCGGTAAAAGCGAGTCCGAGCGTTGAAGTTAAAGACGTTCGCTTGTGGCGTGCACCCGATCACACGCGAATCGTCCTCGACCTTACAGGCCCCACAAGCCACAGTGTAATGGAGCTCAAAGGGCCTGATAGGCTTGTTCTTGATGTGAAGAGCGCATCCCTACAGGGCGTACTAACGGATCTGCCGCTAGAGGGAACACCGATAACGCGGGTTCGTTCGGGCATAAGGGGCGGCGAAGATCTTCGCGTTGTTTTTGATCTCGCCTCCAGCATCAAGCCTGCAAGCTTTGAGTTGAAGCCTAATGAGCGGACAGGCCACCGTTTAGTGCTCGATTTGTATGATATCTCTGCATCCGATAAGACTGCTCCGCCCGCTGTGCCCGCCATAACAGTGGAGCAAGTAGACACACGTCGTCCTGTGGTCGTCGCCATTGATGCCGGGCATGGCGGTGAGGACCCCGGCGCATCGGGACCCAACAAGCTCAGAGAAAAGAACGTCGTGTTGGCGATCGCACAGCGCCTGAAGAAAAAGCTCGAAGCATCGCCCAAATACCGCCCAGTCATGATTCGATCGGGCGATTATTACGTGAGCTTGAAGGGGCGTCGTGAGTTGGCGCGAAAACATCAAGCGGACTTATTTGTGTCGATTCACGCTGACGCATTTACCCACCCGTCCGCTAATGGCGCTTCGGTCTATGCACTCTCGAGGCGAGGCGCGTCATCAACCGCCGCACAGTTTTTGGCCGACAAAGAAAATGCGGCGGACTTAGTGGGTGGTGTCGCTGTTTCAGAAATGGACGACGTTCTCGCCGGCGTACTGACTGATTTGTCGATGACCGCTACCTTGGATTCAAGCTTGAGCGTTGGTAAAGAGGTGCTGGAGGAGATGGGTGGCTTTGCAAGGCTCCACAAAAAGCAGGTCGAGCAGGCCGCTTTTTCAGTACTCAAGTCGCCCGATATTCCGTCGATACTGGTTGAAACCGGGTTTATTTCAAACCCCAAGGAAGCAAAGTCGCTAAACACCGGCTCCTATCAGGAGAAAATGGCCACGGCTATTTACCGTGGTGTAGATCGATGGTTCGAGGCCTACCCGCCGCCGGGTACGGTTTTTGCCCGTAAATCAGACGCTGTTGGCACCCCTCGAACAGTGACCGTCGCACGAGGCGATACACTTTCTGATATTGCGCGTCGTTACGACGTGTCGGTCGGTGATCTGCGCGCGCTCAATGCGCTCAGTTCGAGTACGATTCGAGTCGGTCAAGTATTGCGACTTCCGGAGTCCGGCTGATGTCTGCGCCTAAAATACGCCAACTCGATAATCGTCTCGCCAACCAAATAGCTGCCGGGGAGGTAGTAGAGCGCCCGGCCTCGGTGGTGAAGGAGTTGCTGGAAAATGCAATCGATGCCCACGCTCGGGTTATTACCATCGACATTGAAGAGGGCGGGGTTAAGCGAATTCGAATTACGGATAACGGTGTCGGCATTGCTGAAGAGGACCTGACGCTGGCCCTCGCACGTCATGCAACGAGCAAGATTGCGTCTATTGACGATTTAGAGGCTGTTGCAACGCTTGGATTTAGAGGAGAAGCATTGGCCTCTATCGCCTCGGTTTCAAAACTGTCGATCACGTCCAACACAACGGATCTACCCGCGAATGGCCGCGCAGCTTATTGTGAGGGGCGCGACATGCAGGTCAGCGTCTCGCCGCAAGCTCACCCACTTGGCACCACTCTCGATATTCGAGACCTGTTTTACAATACGCCCGCCAGGCGAAAGTTTCTTCGCACACAACGCACGGAATACGTGCGCATCGAGGAGGTGGTCAAGCGAACGGCGCTTGCTCATCCAGATGTAGCGTTTGTGCTCTCGCACAACGGCAAAGTGATTCACCGGCTGCCTGCGGGTTCTTCAGATTCAGATCTTCAACGGCGCGTCATTGGTGTTTGCGGTGATGCCTTTGCGCATCAAAGTGTTGTTATCGACCGAGTGGCGCACGGCTTATCGCTTCGGGGCTGGGTTGGATTACCGACCTTCTCGCGTGCGCAAGCAGATTTGCAGTATTTTTTTGTGAACGGCCGCGTCGTAAAGGACAAAGTCATCACGCACGCAGTTCGTCAGGCTTACCGCGATGTTTTGTATGGGGGGCGGCACCCCGCTTATGCATTATTTCTCGAGCTCGACGCTAACCGGGTTGACGTCAACGTACACCCGACCAAGCATGAAGTTCGATTTCGTGACAGCCGCTCTGTGCACGGGTTTGTTTTTAGTACGTTGGGGCGAACCCTGGCCGAGGTCAGACCGGGGGATCATGCCAATGACGCCACTGTGCCTGCGCTTGAGACTTCCTCGTTTGAGCAAGTACCGATGGGGCTTGAGGTTCCAAGGAACCTGTCGGTTGGCGCACTGGATTACCCGGATGCCGAGGTATCAAGTTCCGGCACCTCCACGATATCTGATTCGCGCGCTCAAACGCCTCAGTCATTTGCACAAACTGCGTTCTCTCGCGGGTCCCGCCCACTCGATGCCGCGCCGATGGCAGCTGCGTCGGGGGAAGAGGTACCGCCACTGGGCTTCGCTGTGGCGCATTTGCATGGGGCTTACGTCGTGGCACAAAATGCTAATGGCATGGTCTTGGTCGATGCGCACGCGGCACATGAGCGCATCACCTACGAGCGTTTAAAGTCTGCGCGAGCCTCTCACGGTCTCGCGAGGCAACCGCTGCTCGTACCCATTTCACTGCATCTTTCGAGCACTGAAATGGCGTCATTTGAGGAGTTTTCCTCTGCTTTCGATAGTTTGGGTTTGGTCATTGAAATCGCCGGTGAAGACAGTGTTTTGATTCGAGAGATCCCGGTTATTTTAGCCCGCGATAACGCAGAGCAACTGGTGCGCGACGTCCTCGCTGATTTGGCTGAGGTAGGGCATAGCGATCGATTATCTGCGCGGATCGACGAGATATTGGCCACCATGGCCTGTCATGGTGCCGTTCGCGCTAATCGAGCACTCTCTATTGGTGAGATGAACGCCCTGCTTCGCGACATGGAGGTCACACAGAACTCGGGTCAGTGTAATCATGGCCGACCAACATGGGTGCAACTTAGCCACGACGAGCTCGATAAGCTGTTCTTGCGAGGCCGGTAAGTGACAGATCCGCTACTTTGCATCATGGGTCCCACCGCTGCGGGGAAAACCGATGCCGCAATTGCACTTGCACAACAGTGTCATGCCGAGCTGATTAGCGTTGACTCGGCCCTTGTATACCGCGGCTTAGAAATCGGCGCCGCTCAACCCGATTACCCTCATCATCTCATTGATATTCGTGATCCGTTGGAAGTCTACACGGCAGCAGATTTTGTGGACGGTGCCTTGGAGGCAGCTGAAGACGTCCGTGCTCGCGGGAAAGTGCCTATTTTCGTCGGCGGTACCATGATGTATTTCAAAGCGCTCCTTGACGGCCTCTCGGAGATGCCGGCTTCCGACCCTGATGTTCGTGCAGCAATCGAGAAAGAGGCAATCGAGCAAGGGTGGCCAGAAATGCACCGGCGGTTGCAGGTAGTTGATGCGATAACCGCCGAAGCCTTACATCCGAATCACAGCCAGCGGATATCTCGGGCGCTCGAGGTGTAC
The Candidatus Paraluminiphilus aquimaris genome window above contains:
- a CDS encoding N-acetylmuramoyl-L-alanine amidase; this encodes MLALLVAPVKASPSVEVKDVRLWRAPDHTRIVLDLTGPTSHSVMELKGPDRLVLDVKSASLQGVLTDLPLEGTPITRVRSGIRGGEDLRVVFDLASSIKPASFELKPNERTGHRLVLDLYDISASDKTAPPAVPAITVEQVDTRRPVVVAIDAGHGGEDPGASGPNKLREKNVVLAIAQRLKKKLEASPKYRPVMIRSGDYYVSLKGRRELARKHQADLFVSIHADAFTHPSANGASVYALSRRGASSTAAQFLADKENAADLVGGVAVSEMDDVLAGVLTDLSMTATLDSSLSVGKEVLEEMGGFARLHKKQVEQAAFSVLKSPDIPSILVETGFISNPKEAKSLNTGSYQEKMATAIYRGVDRWFEAYPPPGTVFARKSDAVGTPRTVTVARGDTLSDIARRYDVSVGDLRALNALSSSTIRVGQVLRLPESG
- the rsgA gene encoding ribosome small subunit-dependent GTPase A — protein: MGNRRLTDRQRRQIEQNAAKRRESSLSGEGEDSNGIIIARFSKAAIVMDENNDVHRCHLRPNLSHLVAGDRVLWQKNEQGGVVSTQLERQSEIKRPDVRGQLKAVAANVDLIVIVIAPEPEPFGNLIDRYLVAAYLAGIDTVIALNKSDLVATNKESRALLKRYETIGHTVIETGPDDQSTSALNDLLGDQTAVFVGQSGVGKSSMINRLIPDQELRVGALSESVLKGKHTTTTTEVFLRPEGGLIIDSPGIREFGLQHVAPEDVAPGFKEFHPYIDHCKYRDCRHLVEQGCAVLAALEAGSISKERYDSFVNIVKDIDTKSH
- the mutL gene encoding DNA mismatch repair endonuclease MutL, which codes for MSAPKIRQLDNRLANQIAAGEVVERPASVVKELLENAIDAHARVITIDIEEGGVKRIRITDNGVGIAEEDLTLALARHATSKIASIDDLEAVATLGFRGEALASIASVSKLSITSNTTDLPANGRAAYCEGRDMQVSVSPQAHPLGTTLDIRDLFYNTPARRKFLRTQRTEYVRIEEVVKRTALAHPDVAFVLSHNGKVIHRLPAGSSDSDLQRRVIGVCGDAFAHQSVVIDRVAHGLSLRGWVGLPTFSRAQADLQYFFVNGRVVKDKVITHAVRQAYRDVLYGGRHPAYALFLELDANRVDVNVHPTKHEVRFRDSRSVHGFVFSTLGRTLAEVRPGDHANDATVPALETSSFEQVPMGLEVPRNLSVGALDYPDAEVSSSGTSTISDSRAQTPQSFAQTAFSRGSRPLDAAPMAAASGEEVPPLGFAVAHLHGAYVVAQNANGMVLVDAHAAHERITYERLKSARASHGLARQPLLVPISLHLSSTEMASFEEFSSAFDSLGLVIEIAGEDSVLIREIPVILARDNAEQLVRDVLADLAEVGHSDRLSARIDEILATMACHGAVRANRALSIGEMNALLRDMEVTQNSGQCNHGRPTWVQLSHDELDKLFLRGR
- the tsaE gene encoding tRNA (adenosine(37)-N6)-threonylcarbamoyltransferase complex ATPase subunit type 1 TsaE, translated to MMTEPPILAILRDESETVALGSTLSSALVPGAVVFLEGDLGAGKTTLTRGVLRALGHEGAVKSPTYTLCEPYTLRDSQHFCHFDLYRLSDPEELEFLGFRDYLAGEAILFIEWPSRGAGWLPKPDVTVTLTARGEGREITLTAGTTKGVGILESFKGASS
- the orn gene encoding oligoribonuclease, whose translation is MQNEQRLIWVDMEMTGLDPDEDVVIEIASIVTNTDLEVLAEGPVIAIHQSDATLARMDEWNTRTHGESGLIDRVRASSFDEAAATELTLQFYKEWVEPNTSPMCGNSIGQDRRFMARHMPELAAFFHYRNLDVTTLKLLAGYWRPDLPAHPKKNAHEALADIRESIEELRYYRGQLIQG
- the queG gene encoding tRNA epoxyqueuosine(34) reductase QueG; this encodes MGGSVIMREVYLAAPLICHNVSVNTANDKEIIATIRGWASELGFQDIGFTGVDLGEHEGYLQKWLDAGYEGTMSWMARHGTKRSRPNELIPGTCTVISCRMDYLPEAADSWQVIASSERGFISRYALGRDYHKLIRSRLAKLAERIRTELASGEFRAFVDSAPVLERAIAEQAGMGWIAKNTMLINESAGSWFFLGEIYTDIALAHSEPKREKHCGTCTACLDTCPTGAFVAPFVLDARRCISYLTIEHKGSIDPALRAKMGNRIYGCDDCQLVCPWNKFASLSKESDFEPRGDLANPDLASLFMWTEEEFEQQLQGSPIRRIGHERWLRNIAIALGNADSTSSVIGALKSRENDPSELVREHVAWALTQHAARDDSLQSMAVQFDPASDQSR
- the miaA gene encoding tRNA (adenosine(37)-N6)-dimethylallyltransferase MiaA encodes the protein MTDPLLCIMGPTAAGKTDAAIALAQQCHAELISVDSALVYRGLEIGAAQPDYPHHLIDIRDPLEVYTAADFVDGALEAAEDVRARGKVPIFVGGTMMYFKALLDGLSEMPASDPDVRAAIEKEAIEQGWPEMHRRLQVVDAITAEALHPNHSQRISRALEVYRQTGVPMSQWRERSQGQKRAAICVALAPAERRTLHERIEHRFDDMLANGFLEEVAALYQRGDLHVDLPAVRAVGYRQLWSHLSQEYSLEIAREKGIAATRQLAKRQITWLRGWSGLHWLDSGAKDVQEQVKARFRNYL